TTTAAAGAAATTCAGGGATCCAATCCGCCAACAATAACAGATTTTGACccctaaataaaaatactaGTAGTGCATGCTCTTGCATCTCATAATTTAACGCAATCCTATGCATTTATAAATTAGGAACGATTTTCATTGTACAAGAAATGGCAAGCTCACGAATTTTTGCGAACCAGCTCGATATCGAcccttgcaatttttttgttgtgCTGAATTTAAATAGACTGAGCCCAATCCAAGTTCAGCCCGAGGCCTTTAGGTAAAACTCAGCCTGAGTTGGCCACCTTTCCATCCCTCTTGATTGTTTCTCTTCCATCGATTTTAGAGGGGAAAATAACATGAATAATGGCTCGCACTATTTCCATTCCCTTATTAGCTCCTGACACTCTCTATTATATTGAATTGGACACATTATCCCTCACGAGTCTCACTCTTAATATaagatgatttctttttcttttctttttccttctcctttctcttttgtttcaattttttattagagaGGAAATTACATATGCTCCTTTCAATAACATTTATTAAGGTTCAATGTGGGGCTCAatcttgatttaagattatttcttgccttattttcttctttctttttttttttttttggttttttccttttctttctccatttggaATATAATTGGTGAGGCTTTTTCCTTAAAAACCAGTTTACTTGATGAATAGCTTACTAAATATTGCGTTgatgaattctctctctctctctctctctctctctctctctctctctctctctactaggaaactattatttaaaaataaactaagcACAAGTAAGAGTGAGAAGAACCGTTTACCAGTTTTagtatgcaattttttttttttaattataagtttAATATTAGCTATTATGCTGTAGTTTGTGTTTTTAATTGCTCAACTTTCAATTTACTTTAcatactttaaaaaattaaaaatatatagcAAAGTTAAGgatataaaaaattctaaatatccATTATTATCaagcaaatgcaaaagaaatttctctctaaaatattattacatAAAATACTATCTATGCCTTGTTTACATGATATAATTAGTTGTTGACAATAAATTATGGTAATTGAATTACATTATAAGACAACACATTTGAACCATttgcaaacacattttttttatcaattataaatgctttaaaatttttatataataatcaatggaaaagaaaattatcctcAACGTAAAAATGAACTACAATAATAAGTTGCATATGCAACTTAACAAAAGATATTGTCTATTAAGTTGATTGACTCCCCTAAAAAAGGTTACTCTGTCAAAAGAAATATTTCGCCggaatcaaacaataaaatgtTTCAATTACATCATTAAGAGAGTCATTATCcactacaaatatatatatatatatatatatatatatatatatatatatatatgaaggaATAATTTTCATTGTTTAGACTAGGAAGCTCCAAATGAACTTGTGGACATGATTGATTACTATTCTCCATTCACAATTTCATCATTAATAGATAAATTTAAGCAATTTGGGTCCTCTTCAATAGTATCATCCACAGTGGCTACactacaatatatatataatgaaagGTGAATAAATTAGGTATAATGCATTGGTCAACCACAATATTTTATCTTTGAGTAAATTCTCGTAAATTTGTACTGCAAATTAAAGTTGAAAAATTTACGATCATTGGGATTATCGAGGGAAATAAAGTTATTACTTGGCAGAACAGGCTTagaaaaagacaaacatgaATGAAACATTGAAATGTAATGTGTGTGGAAGGAATGATTAGAGtgaaaaaaagttgtttaagGGGATGTGGGCAGCGTTgccttttaataaaaattaaaaagaaaaaaagaaaaagaagaatagaggTAAGAAATAATCTTTAATTGAGAGTATGACTCACAAGGtataatatagtcatttcaatGTAATGGGAGTGTCAAAAGCCAATAAGGGGGTGGAAATACAACGAATATAattagtttatgaatttttaatttattcaatgtgatccttaaactttaactcaatgcATAATATCgtctctcaattttttatttgtttaatgtaatgcatgaacttttgatatatgttcaatttagtctcgtatcatatgaaaatgttcaataacacccttccattaattcaagttaatgGATTTCTTAATTTGGCTATGAAGCTGGTACATTTGAACagtggacaaaaaaaaagttatccaTGTTATTTGATGTTGTTGATTATTATATCTTGATTTAAGTTGAATATCTTACATGGATAATTTACGTATAATGTTATTCTTTTTCCACTATTAACTAAAATATAAATGGAAGGAtaacttttgatattttcatatcatttatgaactagattgaatatttattgaaagtttaggatataaattaaaagttcaggatcCACGTTATACGATGGGTCAAAATTCATGTATCATTTGTATAATTAATCCATTTGAGAATGGCATGCTATGATGCAATATGTAGtttggttttctttccaatcaAATGATGCGTCAGTTCAGGAAAGACCCTGAGGATTTGTAGGCTAAGGAAAGTGAACGAATGAAGGGAAGGGAAGACCGGGGAGCTCAATCTCGGCCAACACAGAAATGGAAGGAAGATTGGCTGGCGGATTGAATGGGTGATGAGATCATCTTTTGAGGGGAAATAGGGTCTTCTCCACCGCTTGAAATAGAGGGAGGACGCACAACGTGGCGATTCGGGGACAAGCAGGCAAAGAGCCAGAAACTTTCATGAGAGCCTTCGAGAGAAAAGCGGGAGAGAGCGGGTAGAGAAAAGCGGGAGAGAGCGGGTAAAGAAAAGTACGGGAGAATGGCGCAAAAGAcgggaaaaagaaaggtaaaaaaaaacgGCACGTTGCATGGTCTTGCGCAAACGAGGAGAGCATGTCGGCACAGAAATCTTGAGTGTGTAAAAGGACGGCGAAAAAGTATCTGGAAGTGAAGTTTTAATGATTAAAACAGAACAGGTCGGACCGTATGTCTAACACTGTCGCGGAAATAAAGCTTTATTGGAGACTATAGTTTAAATCAATGTATGAGCCAAATGCCGATAGGAACTAGACTCGAGGGCGATCACCGGCCATATCGCATCGGTTGCTGTTTGAGTCCGTATTGGTCCGGAAACATCCGAGACGACCGATTTGGTAAATCTGCTCCACCCGAAACGGGGACCTTACGTGCTGCTTGTGAAATCAGGACCGCTCAGGTCCTTCCAGGTATTTGTTGGTGCTCTGACGGCTCAGGCTCACTGAATCAATCCAGACTTCGATTCCATCACCGTGGTTATTCTCTCGATGTTGCTTTTAAGGATTCTGCTTCTGCTATAAGATATTCTCATTCCTAGATTGGTCTTCACTTGGCACTTAGCACCGCTCATGACCCGTTCTTTAGAAGTAGGCCAGCCCCATCATTGTCAACCCCATCAAGGTGCCAAAGGTGTATGTCAGAACTAACAAGGTACATGTACCTAATAAGTCATTACCCCAGTGATTAGTGGTCTCCCATACTCGCGGGTTATCATAActaggaaaattattcaaaagaaaaaaagtagcgTTTAATTAGACTTTTGaaaaaaacctttaaaaaaatgtaaaggactttctgaaatataaatggtgtttgttaaattgtaatttaaaagtccATTGTAAAGCAACTTTGGGCAAACTAGTgtctagaaaaataatttttgcaaggCTTTCCTtgtttatttagaaaaaaaaaaaaaacttaaactctTTGCTAGAGCTGGAGAAAGGCTCAGGTCGCCCTAGATTTGGTGCCAATGGCTATCATTTGAGGTCATAAGATTTCAAGTGGCCCGCAACAACACTCAGCAAGGGCCGCCTTGGGTCAACGACCTCGGTTAGGGTTGTGCAACCCAAACAGCCCTTAACAGGTGTCACACAACCCCAATAATGACTACCAAAGTTCATGCAACCCCAAACAACTGTCGCTTCTCTCGCTGGCCTGTTAGGACATGATGGGAGTTTGCGTGTCTCAATAGGAAAGAGATCACTGGAGTATATAGCACATGATCGCATTTTCTTGCTACCATGGGGTTGATCTTTGAGCAAGGTAAACCCAGTGGGAACCACAAAACGGGAGGGTAACGCATTGGGCAAAAGATGATCTACAAAGCGAAGGCTCACCAAGCTAAAGGAATGAGCTTTGGAAGCTTACCAACAACTTAGCCGCCAGGCGTAACGTAGAAGTTTTGCTTCAATTAGAATATCTGAGGCTTAGCGGGGCCTAATCAAACAATTTAATAAGGGTTGTCGAGCCAATAATTACATCGGTTTTGGGGGGGAAAAAGACTGAGAACATCTACTCAGGTGAATCCAGTGAGGACTTGAAGATCTAATCCGAAATAGCATCTTTAAAGCTCAAAAATAGATGTTCGAACTCCTACAAAGGCACCGCACTTAGTACCCTAAGCGGAAAGCCGAAAAACTTCCATTTTTTGCGATCGCAACCCATCGCGGAGCACTTTCTCACTGATTTAGTGAGATAAGTGTTAAATTATCCTCCTGAAGACTATTGATGATTTTCAGAATTTGGGTACAAGAAcataattttaagaaataaGACTTCAGACCGCTCATGGTAGTTGTACCTATAGAAAAGATCATCAGAGGGGAGacaatctattttttattgCAACCGTGAAGACTAGTCAAAGGAAGGATGAAGAATGTCATAAGTATCAGGAGCAAGATTAGTTGATAATGAACAAGCAAGAATTGCCTAAACAAAAATTGATGGAATTAGACTTAGCCATTCAAGTTCGTTATCAATTAGGTATCAGTGGGAACATAAAGATAAAAGAGTTAGCTAAGTATCAAATCGACCAATGCCGACCCCTCACCGGTTGCTTTCATgtagagaagatgaacaattatAACtagggcaaaattgaaaaaccaaaaaattagtGAGagtaattttgggaaaaaaaatactaaatccTACAACTAGCATGTCAAAAAAGATGAAAGCTCAAGGCACCCTAAGACATGCCTTAGATTTTCAGCCTTCCAAATGTTCACTTTTCCTCAAGGttgtttcaaaatttttgcCAAGGCACCTAAAATTTGGCTCAAGGGGCTTTAGAGGGAAAGTCTTTCCTAAACTAAGCGAAATAGAATCATCAAAAGGGTAACGAAGTTATAAGAATAGGAAAGCAAGATGTCTCGTGTCTTGTCTTgtttgtacattttttttttttgttaccatCGGGTGGGTAAGCataaaattttgtttgtttaatcAATTTTATAGTCGTTTATTATGCAGCAAGGTAATTATTGTTCAAGACTAATTGGTAGACACTTCTTAATTCTCTTCACGCCATATGTTAAATCTTCAGGTTGAAGAGTCTCCAATAAATGACAGCATGATTCGAATTGTTTGATGAACGATGATGGCAATTTGGGAAAGCCagggaattaaagaaaaattctggggcttttctttgtttttaaatatgaaatttgtattttttttctcctactGAATCATTTTGGAGTTGGCAATACTTCAAATTATACTATGAATATtacttgaagaaagaaattctcAACTAGCACTTGGCCAAAACAAAATTAACTTTCTCATGatatatatgatataaaaaGCTTATCCAAAAATAAGATACAAGAAGAGAAACTACATATTGACCATTTCAGTCTCTTAAATGAAAATTCTCTTGAAAGTTGTCTTATTGCATCATAAAGTTTCCTGATAGGCATCGGCTTGTCCAAAATCCTTTGGAATAGTGCCTCTATAGATTGGAATGTTGTATGGTTGTATCAACAATTGGAGAGCTAAATCTGAACAAGGTATTTTGCATCAAGCACATACAAAGTAATAGCACAAATATAATGTACGGTTAGTCAAGGTGTGACCTAGCTACTCATGCCCATTCCTTTGAACATGACAATTCTTAATTGATGGTAATCTTAATCTTAATCAATATCTATATTTTTAGATTACCTCCACTAATATTAAAAAGAGATCATTTATCCTTTCAAAAACTCACTTTCCCCCATCAAATTGGAAGACTTTCAGTTTACCTCCATCAATTTATGACCAGATCAAGCTACTGTACCTTATCTTCGTTACATTAACCATTCAAGCATTATAGTATACTTTGTCCCCTTCAATGATGGAGCAGTGGAAGGCCCACATAGCCGGAGAcagcatatataatatatatttatatgtgtatatattttATAGTAGCATGCTAGGTTACTGATTTTACAGAATCAAATCACAGTGCCAGACAAAAATTTAATAGAAGATTTAGCATTGCCCTACGTAATTCAGCTGTCTGGATCATTATAGAGCTACCCCCCAAATCTTTCTGCTGGCTAGTTTCCCAAGAAGCTGCATAATAATTTCCACTGGTCATTCGGGTCCCAAGATTGCCCCCTACCCGGGgcaacaaaattacaaattgtGCCAGGATAAGTCCCATCAGGCATGGGGCAAATAGGTCATTAAGGGGGTCTGATGGTTATCATTGGTTTTCAGCTTTGCACTGGCTCCCACATGGCACGAAAATTAAACTCTCATGGGGGCACATGGTTAGGGGCTCCTACGATTCATGCTACAATCCATGCAGGCCTAGTCAAAGcaattaaagaaggaaattatAGTTTATCTTTGACTGATCCTGGTTTTAATTATGCGCCTCAATTGCCCACTTACATTAAAAGATAGCTCTAGGCTTCCTCACCCtaaattattaacttttttctcttctttccataTGCTGAAATCCCGTGGTGTAATGATTCAGATTAAAACAGGACtttcgattttttcttttcaatttttaaaataaatataccaaaaattctaaaacttattatcaagtcttaaaacttatctattgagttataaaattttcaaaaaatacaattaattcTCAAAAGCtactttttgtttatgcatatgGATATAGTTAGTAGAAGGAATTGATTgcacaaatttaataaattttagaatttaattataatttttataggACTCAATTATAACTACACTTTTGTGACAAACTTTAAAACTAACTTTTTTCCGTTgctttttatttcaattaaaaattcatttgaccaTTCAAGAACGTATGCAATATCTATTTCCTACTACGACATAATAATTGAGAAGTACGTATACaacaaaaaattgtaaatcatTAGTTAAACAAGTCATGCAACCAAAATTCTACTTATTCATGTCCTTGCAAGTAACTAATTAGCTTGTTATATCTAGGCGTGTGTAAAATTACCTGCAAAACCTATAGAATTGACATGACGGATAGTTATTAAGGgcgcgaatgataaccattatggtcaaaaattgatttatggaagagaaatagatttttctatttctatttctaaatgGGTTTCTAggcaaaaatattcatttaataacgatacaaaatttatcttcccaaaatagaaattcgCTTGATAACGATATAAACTTTCTCCCTTTCGGACGGTAGTGACTAGTAGTGGTTGGTGGCGACTGACGATCGGTGGCTAGTGATCAGTAGTGGTTAGTGGCGACTGATAGCCGTCAATTGACGAATGGCGTTCGGCGACTGAGGCGGCAACGACCAGTGACCGAGGCGGTTGCGACCGGCAACCGACAACCGGCGGCTAGTGGAGGCCGGTGTTTGGCGTCCAACGGCAATGAATGGCAGACAATGGTCGACTGCGATGGATAGACAACCGGTTCGTAACAAGAacgaatgatgaaaaaaaaaattatttctcatttctattctagaaatagaaaaaaaaaaaattacttttaatttctgttccaaatctatttctagaacaaaaatatattttagaaatagaaaaataaaataattttatcaaacggatttctattatAGAAAtaagtctggaatagaaaaattatttatggaatagagattttggtttgtcatgcacccctaaATTTACGCCTAAATGTCGCGAGGACGTTTTAGGTTTCAGAATTTCGGAACCGGGAGCATAGGATATATTTCAGAGTTCAGGGTCATTTCCAAGGACACGTGAGGAAGGAAGCTACATACTAACCTTCCTGGGCGTTTTGTTTTAAGTGCGATATCTCTAGGGAACCGCTACCTAGCAATAAATATTTCGAGGCAAACCTTGGCTTTTCTCATTAAGAACAAATTAATTATTATGTCTCATTAAATTAGTCATCCATTCAAATCTAAACACGTACTATCACGATAGTTAATaacaacaaattaaatattttatatctcATTAAATCGGTCATcaatgcaaattcatttatgtctAGCATTCACTATAGTGTTCAAAGTCAAACCATGATCATTAAGGAggatatttggaaaaattactaacataCTGCTATCACCTCAAATATAAACAGTTCATACATGACTAATACAAACTATAATATTATCACAAAAAAGCATTCTCTTGTTTTCGTTCTTTTGTGAACTTTTCCATTAGATAAAAAATCAATCGAATCCGACCCAAATATCATAAGGAGGTGAACATATGCAGAACATCGGATTGACATGGACAGAAACGATAAGGAAAAGACCAAAAAGATGATGTGTTCTGGTCTCTATTTGCATGCAGCAGGAAGATAGAGAGAGGCCAAGCCATTTGTCATGTAATACACCCGAGGAGGTCCATGTGCTGTTTCCATATTCTAACACACCATCTCAGCTCTGATGTTTGGTCATCTCCAGACCACCTCCATTTTCTATTCAACCGTCCAAAAGACGACACTGAGACTTCAATCACGACAAAATTCAGACCTCAGACggacatatatattatttttgaagAGCAGGACCAATCTTACCAAATATATATAGATGTACAtattaaaatagaataaatataatgaaaatcttaaattaatacctcgtgataaattaaattaatttttttatcacaaaagatctcaaattgattcactttaatgaaaagtaaatttatgacaaatatatcgattcactttaccaaaaaaaaaaaagatctcaaatcgatatactcgtaacaaatttatcatctattaatttgtaataaattttactatcaaattactgaTTTGGATGATACTTAGCAGTTAACGAtggtatcaatttgagattttaccatatatcaatttatggatttttgtgatattgttctaattcaacataaatgaatgaaaaataaatttattacaaatatattgatttgggatttttatgtcaaaaattagtttttggtgccagtttagagatttttttgtaattaaaaaattaatttagattttcactttaaaaaaaaaaaaaagcaaaaccaaatttagcaaaataatccaccaaaaaaaaaaaaaaatcagcaaaataaacaaatgaatgcCATCCTTTATGGTCTCCTTCCTTTTATAAGATCCCATCTCCAAACCCTCCCTCTTGTCTGTCTCCCCatccacatctctctctctcttcccaaaacagagaaggaaaaggaaagattatGGTTTCCCAAGAAAACATTGACCCACCATTCTCAGCCCCCAGGATCTCATTCTCTGCAGATCTTCTTGATGAGAGCGACTTCATCTCCATTAACCCAGATGGCCATTTCCACAACCAAGTAACCAAAGCCAAAGAAACCGCAGCGATGGACCTCGAAAAGAAACCAAGAAACGGTGAGTTCGAGTTCTTGGCCGCCAGCATGAGTCCCCACAAGATGATGAGTGCGGATGAGCTCTTCTTTGAGGGAAAGCTGCTTCCTTTCTGGCAAATGCAGCAATCCCAGAGGCTCAAGAGAATCACCCTCAAGCCGAAATCCGGAGACAGTGAAGAAGTCAGAGATGGAGGTCGAGATCAAGAGCCGgatcgagaagaggaagaggtgaGGAGCAACAGGAACTACTGTAATAGTAATAACAGAGACCAAGATCAAGAACAGAACAGGGTAAGTTGGTTTCTTGACGACGACCCATCGCCGAGGCCGCCCAAGTGCACCGTGTTGTGGAAGGAGCTCCTAAGGCTGAAGACCAAGCGGAGGGCTTCGTCCTCCCTCTCGCCCTCGTCCTCTTCATCGTCCACTTCGTCTTCCTCGAGCTCTCTCGGCGACGTGGCCTCCCTGGACGAGAGGAAGGAGgccagagacagagacagagacagggAGAGCAGCACCAACTATGTCCAGAGGATAAGGAAAGGGTTGGAGAGGACGAGATCGAACAGCATTAGGATCAGGCCCATGGTGAACGTGCCCATCTGCACGCACGTGAGGAGCGCgagcggtggtggtggtgggtcgTTGCCTCATCTGTTTCCGCTGAAGAAAGGAAGAGTTTGAGAGAGACAGAAAGCAAGATGTGGATGGCGAAGGCGACGATGAAAGGGAAAGGGTTCGAATAAGGGAGAGATgtgaagatttttttgtttatgttttccTTTGCTTCTGTTTTTCTACTTTTTCGTTTTCATTTCCGGGTCTGCTAATTTCGTTGTTACGACGGATCTGCTGATTTAGAATGTGCATATGCTGACTTTGTAATTTGTTTTGTGGaattaatgatgattcattCCATTTTGCTTCTTCCGGTCTAGTGAAAAAGCCAAGCAGGAATCTGCACTACATAGTGGCTTCAAATCATCAGTTCATTTCTTTTCCCATTTAGCAGATGACTGAACCAAGGTCCATTGGGATTACTGTTGATCTTGAACAGTAACCCATTATGCTCTGTAACTAATCCACGTGATGAACCATCGAAAAATGGGAGGGGAGTTGGAGCCTTTTCGGCTTCCAAGGAGGGAGGAAATCAAGGTGGAAACTCATATGGAAAGATGTAATGGTCCAGTTGTACTTGGGCCTTCCCATTGGGTAAGTTTTGGGTGGATCTGTATCTGATTAATTCCTTAAACCGTGTCGGTTTTGATCCAACCGATATTAATAAGGAAATGAATTTATTGaccttctaatttttttttccagcacTTCCTTTCTCGGATGTGCAGACAAGGGATAATTTAATCTCACTAGTAATATATTTCTTCGTACTTTGTATCTCTTCAGTGTATATCCAAAGAAGAAGTGTTGGAAGTTATGTCTTACCTTGGTTAGAAGCAATAATCATTCATTCCAACTTTGTTTAAATATGATATACTGGGTGGACTAGCACTTAAGTTTAGAAATTCTTTTGTGAGGATCTGTTTACGCTACACGTAATTAAATGTGCTAGGATTGAGTTTTGTCATATTTGTGTCAAAAATAGGTCAACTCGTTTA
The nucleotide sequence above comes from Eucalyptus grandis isolate ANBG69807.140 chromosome 2, ASM1654582v1, whole genome shotgun sequence. Encoded proteins:
- the LOC120290359 gene encoding uncharacterized protein LOC120290359, which produces MVSQENIDPPFSAPRISFSADLLDESDFISINPDGHFHNQVTKAKETAAMDLEKKPRNGEFEFLAASMSPHKMMSADELFFEGKLLPFWQMQQSQRLKRITLKPKSGDSEEVRDGGRDQEPDREEEEVRSNRNYCNSNNRDQDQEQNRVSWFLDDDPSPRPPKCTVLWKELLRLKTKRRASSSLSPSSSSSSTSSSSSSLGDVASLDERKEARDRDRDRESSTNYVQRIRKGLERTRSNSIRIRPMVNVPICTHVRSASGGGGGSLPHLFPLKKGRV